The following nucleotide sequence is from Zea mays cultivar B73 chromosome 1, Zm-B73-REFERENCE-NAM-5.0, whole genome shotgun sequence.
accgttggcgctttggagccgttggcgcaccggacactgtccggtgcacaccggacagtcctgtgctgcttctgaccgttggctcttgccacgcgtcgcatgCGGATTATGcggtcgactgttggctcaccggacagtccggtgcaccaccggacagtccggtgatttatagccgtacgccgttaattgcttcccgagagcagctagttgatagacgctggcctggcgcaccggacactatccggtgcacccagaccgagctgtctttggttgaataaagccatctcttttacaacttgatttctcctgtttccagcacttagacacaatacattagtctccaaaacaatgtactaagtcttagaaacataccttttcacttgatttgcactttgtccatcactttgcctaGATTAACACAAgtccacttgagttggcactcaatcaccgaaatacttagaaatggcccaagggcacatttccctttcaaaatccttgcatctattgcaaataacgacatgttccacacatgaactagatttattagctacttctagctcagcatttaaatcattattaacactctttaaactagaaatagtttcatgacaagcagataattccgaagatagcatttcatttcttttaacctctaaagcaagagacttttgcacacttacaaccttatcatgctcttcatataaaatatcctcttgcttttctaaaagtctattcttttcatttaaagcatcaatcaattcattgattttatctactttagttctatctaaacctttgaataaaattgtgtaatctacttcatcatcactagagtcatcatcacttgaagtagtatacttaggggtatctcgagcgcttacctttttctcctttgccatgaggcaagtatgacgctcgttggggaagagagatgacttgttgaaggctgaggcggcgagtccttcgtcgtcggagtcggaagaagagcaatccgaatcccattcttttccaaggtgcgcctcgcccttcgccttcttgtaggacttctttttctccctcttcccgctcttttcttgtccctggtcactatcattatcgggacagttagcaataaagtgaccagtcttactgcacttgaagcaaaatcgttttccctttgtcttgttcttgtttgggtactccttgcgtcctttcaatgcggtcttgaagcgctttatgattagggccatctcatgcTCATTTAGCCcggtcgcctcaacttgtgccaccttgctaggtagcacctccctgctgcatgttgctttgagagcaaccggttgaggctcatagacgggtagagggccattgagagcatcatcaacgtatcgcgcttccttcaccatcatccgcctgctcacaaatttcccaagaatctcctcgggagtcatttttgtgtacctgggattttcacggatgaggttcacaagatgaggatcaataacagtgaaggacctgagcataagtcggacgacgtcgtggtccgtccatctcgtgcttccatagctcctgatcttgttgaccagggtcttgagcctgttgtacgtttgtgttggctcttctcccctgatcattgcgaaccttcccagctcgccttccaccaactccatcttggtgatcatggtggtgtcgttcccctcatgagaaatcttgagggtgtcccggatttgcttggcgttgtccaagccgctcaccttattgtactcgtccctgcacaaggatgctagcaaaatagtggtagcttgtgcatttttatggatttgttcattaatgaaaccggggttgtcagtactatcaaaatgcattccattctcaactacctcccaaatactaggatgaagagagaaaaggtgactacacattttgtgactccaaaaagcgtagtcctctccatcaaagtgtggaggtttaccaagaggaacagAAAGCGaatgggcattggaattatacggaatacgagaataatcaaatgaaaagtttgagttaaccggtttctttttcttgtcgtagtcatcatctcttggggaagaagaggattcgtcgctgtcgtagtagactatcttcttgatgcgcctctttttcttcccatccttcttcttatgacttgagccagagtcagtgggctcacTAGTAGAGATCTTATCATCGATGACGTTCGTATTGCGTCACTGCATGTGTATATATCGTCACAGAGTAAGGTTTGTGACGAATTTGTGACGAGTTCGATTTGGTCATAGGGGTCGCGTCACATTTGTTGTGTTGTGACGGACTACTCAGTTTCGTCATCGATGTGCATACATTCTGTGACGAAAGGCGCGTTGTCATGGAAGTGAATGCATGCTATGACGATCAGTTGTGGTCatagaggaagacacttttccgtCATAATTCGTCGTCTGCCCGAGCAAACTGACGGCGTTGTTAACGCCGTTTGGTTGCTGTGACGGTACGGTATCGTCACAGATAGAGCCGTGGTTTGGTCATTACCAGCCGTTTGGAAGGTGCTGATGCGtatgacgtcagcgctgacgtggctagtgacgtggcagctgacgtcagcgctgacgtaacgctgacgtggctagtacagtggcagctgacgtggcatatgttttattatatgccaccagtttggtcacagatgtgcagagaataattttattggAAATTGCAAAATATACTAGAACAGAGGAATGAGCACACAATTCCATATTCCATAGATGAATACAACTAGTATTCCAGTGCGCATACAAACTAAGTGGACAACACTAAACTTAGTTCATAGCATCACCACTTGAGTTCACATTTCAGTTGAGTTTGCACAAACATAACAGCATATAATCAAAAGTTGACACCCACGAGCAACTAGAGTTTTTGGGTACCCTCATGTCAAAGAACAGGCCAAAAACAGCAGCTCTGACTAGCAGCCCTCATGtcgaagaagagttaccatgcaaggacaagagcttcttgatgagcacattggtctcctccatctccttgctgtTCTTCTCTGTTATCTTCTTGTACTCCTCCAACTCCCTTTGTGTCCTCGCCTGCTGTTCCTCAGCTTCTTCACATTTCTTCCTGAGCTGGTCGAGTTCACCTTGAACAGCAGCCGTCGCTTCAGCTGCAAGTTGTTCCCGAAGCTCACTATGATTTGATGATGAAGCCTTGGAGGTTGCCGATGTTTTGATGCCGACGCTTTTCAGGAATTGGTGTGAGCTGCTCTGGGACAGCACCTTCGACACAAGGTGCACACTGGATGCTGGCATctcaccttcagcaacaggttcagccctcaaagcctccatatgagactgaaatatcatggacagaaacagttacatgttattgctaatgagcaacagcaagatgctgacaataatgtgaaaacagtgactttcatttctagtgcacgggtcctacaaggcattaacaaagactatgaaaaatagactgacagactctaaaagctatacatttgatggcaaattatagcagattatagcagttacaaattatagcagatttgcttaaaagctatacatttgatggcaaattaaAAGCTATTCATTTGAAATACTCTATAAATAGACTATGAaaaataatgtgaaaacagttacaaattatatcagatttgcttaacaaagactctaaaacctatacatttctagtgcacgggtcctacaaaaaatagactatgatatttactttcatttcagaaatttgatggcagacaaaatagactatgatctgaactcccctgggatgggacaagcgatctcACTCATCGATCTCACTCCCCTTCGTTCCATCGACCCACAGCCAGCCTCCCTCATATGATCTCATAAAAATTACACTAAATAAAGAAAACAAATGAACTTACAAGTGCTTCTCTTGCCGGTTCACTCAGGCCACGTTTGGAGCTGGTATGACAGGTCTTGAAGGCGTCCACCGCATCTAGTTCTTCAGTCTGGTCTAAGCTGGGTTCTTCTCGGTTTCTCTTCTGCTTCTGTTTCATGGATAAACAATCACAGCGAAGTTTGCTCAGATCAAATGCAATAGAAGTTGAGTGCACAAGTGCAGGTAGTACTACAAGGTAATAGTTACTTACATATGCATGTAAGTGTGCCACATAGCAGCGAGAACCCGTAGCCTGATGAAACTTGACTTGACTGCGGTTCTGCTTGTTCTTTGCACTTATTTCCTACAAGAGAATGAACATGTCAGATTAGATCATAGGTTCAATATGCGAAGATCCTTTGCAAACGTATAGTGAAAGAACAATATATGACAAGATACACATACCATGTTCTTTGGATCAGACCACTTTGCAACTAATGCCCTCCACTGTTCATCAGTCATGTAAGATACAGGAGAAGTTGTGCTAATCTCATTTGCAGGTA
It contains:
- the LOC118476014 gene encoding uncharacterized protein, producing the protein MLRSAVKNQRYRLKQKYFNGVPANEISTTSPVSYMTDEQWRALVAKWSDPKNMEISAKNKQNRSQVKFHQATGSRCYVAHLHAYKQKRNREEPSLDQTEELDAVDAFKTCHTSSKRGLSEPAREALSHMEALRAEPVAEGEMPASSVHLVSKVLSQSSSHQFLKSVGIKTSATSKASSSNHSELREQLAAEATAAVQGELDQLRKKCEEAEEQQARTQRELEEYKKITEKNSKEMEETNVLIKKLLSLHGNSSST